From the Achromobacter xylosoxidans A8 genome, the window GTGGAGCCTGGGCGGCGCGGTCTACGTGGTGTCGGCGGTCAAGCGGGTGGCCGGCATGCGTATCATTGGCCCAGCCTGGAAGAAGGCCAAGCCCAAGCGTGCCCGCGCTGCGTCGGTGGTGGTCAACCGCCAGGCGGACGACGGCTCCTGAAGGACATGGCTCCGCGCCGCGGAGCCGATTTTTTTAGCAAGGAATACCAGGCAGCACCATGCAGGACGACAAAGCGAACGAGCAGAAAGTGGAAATGTGGACCGACGGCGCCTGCAAGGGCAATCCCGGTCCGGGCGGCTGGGGCGTGCTGATGCGCGCCGGGGGCCACGAAAAGACGCTACATGGCGGCGAACTTCAGACCACCAATAACCGGATGGAACTGCTGGCGGTCATCCAGGGCCTGCGCGCGCTCAAGCGCCCGTGCAGGGTCATCATCCACACGGACTCCCAATATGTGATGAAGGGCATGACCGAGTGGTTGGCCAACTGGAAGCGGCGCGGCTGGATGACGGCCGACAAGAAGCCGGTCAAGAACGTCGAACTGTGGCAATTGCTGGACGAACAGGTGCAACGCCATACGGTGTCCTGGCGCTGGGTCCGCGGACACGCCGGCGATCCGGGCAACGAACGGGCCGACCAATTGGCCAATATGGGCGTGGAATCGGCCAAGCGGGGCTGATGGCATCGGGAAATACCCTCAAATCCGCCCTCAGGGGCGGATTTAGTTCTTTCATCCGGCTTCAGGATTGTTCCAGTATGTAAATTCGGGTGCTAAAGTGCCAACCCTCATTCCAGTTCCTGCGGCGCAGTCCGCGTGGGGGCATGCCTGGCCCGCGCCGCAATACCGCCACATTTGCGCATGAAAAAAGCAGTACTGCTCGCCGCCGTAGCGGCAGGGGTGGCCGCGGGGGCCGCGCTCGGCGTT encodes:
- the rnhA gene encoding ribonuclease HI, whose translation is MQDDKANEQKVEMWTDGACKGNPGPGGWGVLMRAGGHEKTLHGGELQTTNNRMELLAVIQGLRALKRPCRVIIHTDSQYVMKGMTEWLANWKRRGWMTADKKPVKNVELWQLLDEQVQRHTVSWRWVRGHAGDPGNERADQLANMGVESAKRG